From the genome of Capsicum annuum cultivar UCD-10X-F1 chromosome 4, UCD10Xv1.1, whole genome shotgun sequence:
TGCTTAGTCTCTGCCTGATGTCAAGGAAGTAGTTGTGTGAATACAAATATTTCTCAAGACTCCCATTAGGCATATACTCAAGAACTAAAGCCTTGAAATCAAGATTAGAACAACTAGTAATGACTTTTACGAGATTCCTATGGTGAAGGCTACGCAAAACTTCACATTCCGTATCATAACTCTTGAATGTTGCATCCAGTTGCAGGTTGAACACTTTAACTGCATTGACAGTTCCACTTCTGAGAACGCCTTTGTAAACGGAGCCAAAACTTTCGGAACCAATCATATTACTCTCACTAAGATCATCCGCTGCTTGGAGCAATTCATAGTATGAAATTCTTTCTCTTGTTATGGCAGGCAATGAATCAGCTTGTTGAGGAGCTCTTTTACCTCTTCTATACCTTATCCATTGATagtaattttggagaaaaaacaGTGTACCTTTAGTTTGCAGCGGAAATAGATTCTGCTTCCGAAAGGATCTGCCCAAGTCTGCTTCGAATCTCTAGGAAACAAAGCCTTGATGTCACAAACTAAATGCTCTTTTAACTTGGTGTTTTTGTTAAAAATGcactgtatttttatttgtttctgaTCTTCTGCACCCTTGGTTTTGTTGTCTAAAGAAGCATACTTATAAGGGAATTGGGCGGGTGAACAGTCAGGGGCGGAGCTGCAGTCcacgaagggtggtcagatgtcggaaaatttttcaaatacataggttaaatatagatatatatatgattatatacaTTCTGTTGAACACCTTTGACAAGTTAGAGATGAGCAGCCTAGAGGTCAAGAGTGTGCAAAGCTGCGTAGGAGACACTGGTTTGATTCCCATTGCTTGCAATTCTCCTTTTTAAAGAAGGGAGCAGGTCCTTTGGACCGGGTCACATAGACCCAATTCTCTTTTTCAATAAAAAGGGCATGAAGCCCAACATtacattataaaattaaaaaggccctgctttaaattataaaaagacaaaattaactattttcaagttatagcaactttcatttaaaaaaaatatatataaaaggttttttttgttttattgaaaatacaaaaaagtaattaatcaaaaaggaaaataaagatttaatacaattaatatacaatttaccttccttaaaaatagttaaccttaattattgatatttatcCATCCTCAAATCCTTCTAACAGTTGTTTTTCCTCCTATTTAAATGCCTCCGTTAAGAGTTTTCATCTTCATACATTACCTTCCTCTTTGTACACAATTTATTTCTGCCAGTAAACAAAAAACGTCTTATAACAAAGTGTTGTTGactatattttgaaagaaaagcaaaaacaaGTATTTCTTTAGACAATCAGTGACATTACGGACAATTTTATTAATAGTAATTCAGAAAATGCTTAAATTATCATTTCGTACTTTGTTCAATGTCTATGATACAGTTACTAATATTTTGTGCCTTTTTTTGGCCTCATTTGTGTTTTGGCAAGATGATCTGGTTGATGATGTTGTTCCTTATATGGGCAAATTCATAAGCGATGGCACACTGGCTAAATTGCTGAAGAGTATGTCTTTTGTTATTGTGtctatgatgattttttttcacTTGGTTCTTATAATCTCTCATTCATTTTATTTAGATCCTTGTGATAAAGTAGAAGTTGATGAGTCAATTGCTCAAATtggaagaaaagcaaaaaaagtaTTTCTTTATATAACAAATATGAATTNNNNNNNNNNNNNNNNNNNNNNNNNNNNNNNNNNNNNNNNNNNNNNNNNNNNNNNNNNNNNNNNNNNNNNNNNNNNNNNNNNNNNNNNNNNNNNNNNNNNCGAATTCAACTTTAAGAGTAGTGAAGTATCTAAAGCTTGAACCTGGTTTCAGAATACTAATGAGCAGTGAACCAGCTAATTCTCTAAGCTATTTTTGTGATGCGCATTGGGCTGCGTGCCCAATCACCAAGAGATCAGTAAAAAGGTTCTTAATTAGGCTTGGAAAATCCTTAATATCATGAAAGTCAAAGAAACAACGCATTGTTTCCAGGAGCTCTGCAGAAGCAGAATATAGAAGTCTAGCAAATACAACATCAGAAATCGTGTGGTTATTGGAATTGTTTTAAGAATTGGGAATTGAAGCGCAGCAACCTGTAGTAAAGTTGCTTTGCAGACAGCTATAAATCCCATGTTTCATGAACGAATGAAGCATATTGAAATCGATTGTCATTTCATTAGAGACAAAATAAAGGAAGGAAAAGTTAAAACTCATCACATTGGGACTAAGGAGCAGCAGGCAGATATCTTAACAAAGGAACTTGTCAAATTGTCAACATGTGTATCTGTTGGACAATCTTGGAGTACCCAATTAGTTGATACCTCCAGTTTGAGGTGGACTATTAAAACTAATGGTGCAGCGATTAGATTAGTTAGTGGTgaggtgtgtttcaaacaagttaGTTAGCACTGGTTAGAAGTTAGTTATGGTGAGCTATAGACAGCAGTCATTGTAAAACTCTGTTTATAAATACAGAGGTCATGTAACTGCCACAATAATACTAAATAtctgagtttttattttttctctctataACTTCCCCCATCGAGGAGTATGAATTAACAAGCTCCAAATATATACAAATTGAGAGTCTATAGTTATGGGATCATGTTGCTGGAAACTGTTAaaaatatgtctcagaaataaagtaggaataaatatttttagtagtttttaattattagagtCTTATGCTACTTAGGAAATAGTTttccctttattatttgaataggaactagttatcccaatttaaattggagtgtagttagaaatttagctataaatatatggtTTGAGTtgttaataaaaaaattacctttGACAATACAATTCCAGTATTTTCTACTCTCCAAatctttctctgttatttctctaatttcaaagataaaaaccaacaattggtatcaagagccaatttcttgaagaatttatgagAGAGATGAATTTTCGAAACAACTTTTCCCAAATAGCTCCTTTTATCTTTAAAGGTGAGAATTACCATCTTTGGGTAATAAGAATGGAGACTTATCTTGAGGCTTTAGATCTTTGGGAGGCCGTGTAGGAGGATGATGATGTTCTTCCACTGCTCGATAATCCCACGGTAGCCCAGATCAAAagtcaaatgaaaaaaaaaattcgaaAATCAAAGGCAAAAGAAACTTTGTCTGCTAGTCTGTCTCCAATAGTTTTCATGAGAATTATAACCCTTAAATCaccaaaagaaatttgggattataTGAAGGAAGAATATACCATAGAAGAAAGAATACGTGGTATGAAAGTATTAAATCTAATAAGGGAATTCGAATTAGAAAAGATGAAGGAATCTGAGACCGTCAAAGAGTACTCAGAACGACTTCTCagcattgttaacaaggtaagattgcttggcacaaaatttaaagattcaagaattgttgaaaaaattcttgttactgTTACTGAAAGATACGAAGTATCAACAATTACCTTGGAAAACATAGAAAACCTGTCCTAGATTACCTTGGCAGAATTGTAAAATATGTTATAGGCACAAGAGCAAAGGAGGCTTATGAGGTAGGATTGTATGGTTGAAGAAGCTTTGACAGCCAACCATAAGACTCAAAGCAAGggtaataattcaagaaaaaactaCCCACCTTGCCAGCACTGTGGCAAATTAGGTCATCCTCCATTTAAATGTTGGAAGAGACCAGATGCACAATGCAAGATTTGGAATCAATTTGGACATCAAGATGTGATTtgcaaaaaaaaatctcaaaaaatataaCGCAGAAGCCCAAGTCaccagagaagaagaagaagatcacttATTTATGGCAACATCTTCAACCAAAAAATctgatttttggatgattgacagtggttgtacaaaccacatgacatatgacaaaactctttttaaagaatttttgcctttggaaaataagaaaatcagaatTGAGAATGGTGATTATATTCCTGCAGAAAGAAAAGGGAATGTTGCAATCAAAACAGTTTTaggtacaaaaataatttcaaatatccTTTATGTTCCCAATATTGACAAAAGTTTGTTAAGTATTGGTCACCTAATGGAAGaaggatttaaaatattgtttgGAGATAAATATTGTCAAATTTTTTATTCCACTAATCATGAGATTTTGCAAGTTGATATGAGAGGGAAAAGTTTTTATTTAATCCAACAGAAGATGAACACAAGCCATGCAAGAACAAAGATGAATTGACAGATTTATTCAACAGGTCAAATTCAGCCGAAGCCGAGAAAATTTCTgatccaaggaggagtgttgaaaatatgtctcaaAAATGAagtagaaataaatatttttagtagtttttaatTGTTAGAGTCCTATGTGACTTGGGAATTATTTGTCCCTTTATTATTGTTATagggattagttatcccaatttaaattggagtgtagttagaaatttagcaataaatatatgttttgatttattaataaaaaaaaatcctttgACAATACAATTGTAGTATTTTCTTCTCTTCAACTCTTTCTTTGCTATTTCTCtaatttaaaagctaaaaaccaaCAGAAATGTTTACTAGGAGAAATTCTAATAAGTTTGAGGGAGATCTTAGCTTGAAGTAATGGGTGAGTTCACTTCTAGATGCAGTAATGGACATCATAGATGCCAACTTGGTAACCCAAACGGGTCGCTGCGTATTGATGGACCTAGATGTTATGGCATCAATCATGAAAGTGGCATTAGATTGCTTTGTTGAATCTCCGACTAGAAGGGCTAACATGATTGATGATGTAGGGATGCTTCAGTAGATCAAGATTCAACTTTGTTGGTTTTTAgatttgaaattagagaaataacagaGTCAAAGGAAAGTATTTTATTAATAgctcaaacatatatttatagctaaatttctaactacacttcaatttaaataaggataactaattcctaattcaaataaaaaagggATAACTAATTATCACGACCCGAGCAAAGGCCCTGGCTGCGATGGACATCCAATACCATAAAGGCCCGagcacccttctctatctggaaatcatacacacattcatataatatgaagaaaaaaagaggaaatatAAAACAATACGGAATGATGGTCAATATCACAATTCAATTGAACAATCTGGAATGGAATCCATAGGCTGCTAACGATGTCTAACATCAAtctacgaaatctctaatacatcacaacctacatcttgtctaaaactgggacaaggccccattTAGACCATAAACACGAAATAAGATAACAAAGTATAATAACTAGCCTTccaaaatagagaaggctcaccaactgcaacttttGACACATATAAGACTAGAACGGGACCCTAGAACTTTGCCTCAAATTTTGAAATATAAGGgatcaatacatatgtactggtacgcagagcaatccaaaataatgtaatttttatatataacataagtgagagcatttcataaaatgttatgaatgaaataaattgaaacacatgggtaacttcaaatgatcattcAAACAATTCTGTAGATGCAACACCATTCTGTATTTTACtcctgagctaggtggtacaccctataattctaCAGTCCATGGGTTATATGGAATCCAATcttgactcggtggccaagccccaacccaagtttgctgcaaaGGTTGGAGTTTCTATTCGGATGCACCACAGGGCACTCGGCTAGCATATAATCCCACTTTGGGAACATAATAAACCCATATCAACAAAACAAAGTTAAGGGAAATGAATTTTCTGAAATCGTGcattcttcaggtaaccacctaactctatttaagcacaattttagccttttctaaaaATGCATGGGTCTAagctcaaaatctgaaaatctgaatgAAAATATGTATTCTGTTTTGTTGTGTGCTACAATGGCATTATCTGTATTGGTATCTTCATAcatagacttgcaagtcatatttcttaGCCATACAATGtcaaattacaactcttttcaaGTAAAACAATGTTCAGACCACCAAATTAATCAAACAATGCAAGAGAGTTCTTGTTTTCAAACCATATTTCAAACTCTGCAgagattctctcttttcaacatttcat
Proteins encoded in this window:
- the LOC107869820 gene encoding receptor kinase-like protein Xa21, encoding MIGSESFGSVYKGVLRSGTVNAVKVFNLQLDATFKSYDTECEVLRSLHHRNLVKVITSCSNLDFKALVLEYMPNGSLEKYLYSHNYFLDIRQRLSIMIAVTCALEYLHHGCLSPVIHCDLKPSNVLLDEDMVAHLSDFGVSKLLGEDKGDLYTKTLATLGYIVPDTSLSVAD